The genomic segment CAAATAATGAGACCAAAGACACATCAGTTGCTTTAAAATAAAGCACACTATTTAGAAATTGTAAGAGGAAAGCACAACTTGCATTAAGTATTGGTCGTAACAAAATGCCTATAACCATTGTTGGGTTTATTATAACCATATTAAAAGTTTTATCTTTCACAAACATCCATGCAATAGCCAATATCTTTGAAAGTACATACCAGAGATGGTAAAATCAATAAAAGATGAGTTCTCAATTAACTCCACATCCCCCAAAAGAGCTACCACAATGATATCCCCACAAGCCCTGCTAAAAGACAACACCTCATTACTTTCCAGGTATCGTGGTCTCTAAAAATATGAGCTACTCCTTTCTTATCTATAAAAATTGGCTTACTCTTATGATAGTGTTAGGAGATCCGTTATGCTAAATATAAAATGTTTTTGCAAGAACAAACAGCTAACCCACATTGAAGCCATAATCATCTAGAAGATTAGCATATAAATACACATAGCAGTTAAAGTTCAAATATGtgaaatgaaaaatagaaattacTGAGCACCAGTTCAAATGATAATAATTAGCACTtatatttgactttaaaaaattaataagccTACACCAATTATGAACAACTTTAGTACCTATACCATCCTCCCACAGAAAAGTTAAGTTATGATAATAATACAATACTATTTACATAAAATACTTGAGAAGACAATGCTTTTGCACATACCACTTCAAGATCCTAATTAGTTGCACTAgcctgaaattttttttttgctctatGTTTCGTTATGGTGCAGTATACCAAGCCGCAAATGCTAAACTTCTAATCTCTTCAAGTAACATTAACTAACTTATTTTAGTGTGCAACATTTTTGTACACCTTTTCTTGCTCAATTTGTTCAATTTTACTTGTCCACTGTAGCttagaaagagaaatatttttttcctttacatTTAACATTAACTACACATTCCCCAAATTATTTGTCAAGACTTTCCAAAATGATAATAGGAACGTATATTAGGGAAAATATGCGCTCCTTTTATTATTTCATAGAGGAAATGCGAAGAACTTTGTGGAGAAGTAAGAGCGAGAAAAGTCAGCAAAAATTTGTAATGCAAATGGAAAATGAAAAGTCAAGTAAAGCAGCTATGATTCTCTGCAGAAGTCCAAATTTGACCACCATGTCTCATCAACTACCACTTTAGGTGTTCTTGGCTTGCCATTGAAAGCAACTGCTACTACGAATGATGTCAAAACCACTCTATGGTGCTTAGCCACTGATCCAAGAATATTAAGTGTCCCCTTCAATGTAGGATCAATCATCTCATATTGCACGTTAATAGTAGGGATATTCCATTACATCAATAGATGGAAACACCAGAAACTAGAAACTAGAATAGAGAAATAGGACCAACAACTCCAAGATAGCTAAAGCCAACTTTGTAggtaatattttcttatatttcacTAATAAAGGTGAACAATAGTAATCCTTTGAGATAGTATCTTATTATATGTGGTTTTATCGAATTCCACTCAAAGTTTATTGTAATGCCTCAAGTCTACACCCCAGATGTCATACGGTTCTCATAATATCAAAGGAacgcaagctaacccatgacttgtacctgctataatcactgaataataatactgtataattcaaaaattaggtagaaaattgccaaaaggttcaaaactCAAATCAAATATTTAGTAATAAAAATCAATACTGTAAAATAAACATCCATTTGAAATACTCtattctaaaaagcctctaactaaacgcTGAAAGTGgcgttgatgggacaagcccataactaactccaactactgaagtactgataactgaaaattatattttgtcctcaaactatgaggactcaccactaaatctgttgcTGATAATCTGGGCTGCTAGGTACATTCAAGAGACTGTGCATCTGTACCTATGATATATGACATCATAGCATAACAAAAGTATGcttcaatactttaaatgtactggtatgttaggtaaggtaaggatgaatgcatgggttttcatgcatgaataataattgattGAATGGCATGATTATagctgaatgagagtacatgtatgtcTGAAACTGCCGTagatactgattatgcaatgctatgcagataactacgtatactgtaactgagatttcaTTAACACTGGATAGTGATATCTAAAAAATGaatgactgatatttgagtttactgatactgtattattgtTAACTGAGTGATTatttctgacaatcctaattctgtagaactgaactgagttctatactaagttgggtgactatatctgacagtcctcattctaaaactaaactaaggttTTATGTTgagtctaaaactgaaactataggagtattcatctaaccaacataccccgattattaattgagttggggtccaatatgtgaccctagttggaagggtgttagtacctcgccaagggatactaacaatggctatgactTAACCCTCTCTGATAAGAAGCCCTTTCATCTACCCttactggcaggaaaactcatacgagatgtatcaacctaaGACTGGAAGGAAAagatcttaacctacgctggctaggGTCTAACCCTTTATTGATAGGCatgcctccatccctgggttcacttggtgctgattCGTACTCCCAAGTGAATAAATACTGAACTAATTTTGTAGACTGTACTAGgtttgactgaactattacttaTCATGCTGTCTATCTGAGGTTGTcagagttcactgagttttgataactaactaaatacactgagttctgttaactggaTAAATTTACTAAATTCTATTATCTGACCAAGTATTACAGTACATGACATcactgagattattttgaaattaatgtaaatctaggtaaatagctagattgtcaggtattaaatacccccaggactcgattgcataaattgtaaaacatagcacaatcttgaaaccaTTATAGCTTGACACgttatcacaattcattcattgaggcattttagcaaacatttgcatggcatgaacttgtatacattttaacatgatatgatttcattattcaactcacatgagcaattcatcaaataGTTGGTTAGTATAATTTATACACATGACAATACTATAACATGCAAGTATCATAATCAAAACcccaaactcacaaattcaagggcttttaacatgaaaccatataACCACACACACATGCTACTTGTTTCTCAAGAAACTTACAAATAATCATGGATTATAAACCTAACTACATCATAATTAAGActaaaatcaaattcaacatgatttcataaaagaaatcaacttgtaatctaaaaagggttcttgaaatCCAAGGGTGGAAACAAACCCGTGgttgaacacttaacataccttgctacttgaatttgtgaagattgatggtgaatttctttaATCTTGATCTAGACTTCATGGactagggtttattcttgagaggaTCTTAGTAAATAATGTGAGCATTTTCCCTATTGAGGGGTTTAATCCCATGGTTTAGGACTGAATAAAAGTAgggaaaatatcccaaatacccctctgaaTGCTGATTTAATTATTGAAAGGCATGCCTAGATACACACCTACCGACGCACCACGTCGATGGAATCAATGCGATGACCATCACTCCGCATcgagtttgcattattttactaaaattgtACTAAAAGCTAAGGAAAAATTATCTATCAACGCTATGGCCGACGCAACAGGTTGAGATTtcatcgacccactattttggtcacatGACTATGATTCAAATgaggtctgaaaaatctaaaagtcACCCggagtgacctattgacacacctaatcatgattcaatccaaggatcgatattttaaggtcataagggatGTAAAATAGGATCGTCAACTTATGATggctaaaataaattttaagtatAGACACTtaactgaaatttctaagtctggaacctcttttcaagatttaacagactgagttaagcttaggattttgtggggtcttataatatccccccttggaaatattcatcctcaaaaaaGACTGACTATGGtgagaatactgataaactaaatttatatataataaacatACACAGCTGACTActgggactgagttttcctttcttgccaaacctcttcactcctttcataggagagatttttaaaatacatatagtaACCAATCTCAATCTTAAGGTCCTTTCTTtgcatatctgcatatgatttctatcggctctaagCTGTCTTGAGCCTTTACCTGATCAACTGAACATTTTCTAAGGCATAAAATACCAactcaggccctaccactgtagCCTCACTTATTTCAAACTAaacaataggagatctacatcttctgtCATAGAGCGCCTTAAATtaagccatctgaatgctagaatgataactgttattatatgcgaactcaatcaaaggcaagtggtcatcccaaatttcCTTAAAGTATATGGAATacacccttaacatatcttctaaagtctaaatggtcttttctacttgactatctatctaaggatgaaaggctgtactgtggtaaacttgggtaccaagaccctattggatggctttccaaaaataagaggtaaattgggtacctctatctgagataatagatactggGACTCtgtacaacctaaccaactctctgacatagagttTGGTATAGGCCTTaattaaataagaggtatgaactagtaagaagtgagctgatttggtcatcctatctacaatgacctaaatagaattatGCTGACTATGACTATAGGGAAAACCCGTCATAAAGTCCATGGTTATTTTCTCCCACTTCCacgtgggaatactgaactcctgaatAGATCCACTGGACTtttaatgctcaatcttaacctgctgacacgtagagcacttagctacaaacttttcAATGACCTTcctcatcccactccaccaatagatctcctataaattacggtacatcttagcgGCCCCTAGATTAATAAAGTAACATGCAtcatacgcttctgcaagaattcattgcctcaagtcatctacacctagcacgcATAGCCGACCctagcaatgcaacacaccatctcctccttaggagaaaacctctactttctgatctctgactgactatTTAAACTTGACTAAACTTGGATCTCTGTCCTATGtttcctttactttagaaactagagatgattctgaactattctgcatccacacactaccctctgatAAATCGAGTAAGTGGACACATAGTTgtgcaagctgatgaacttcttgaactaagtTCTTTTTACCATTCTccatgtgagaaacactacccataagcatcctactgagagcatcaaccactatattggtcGTTCTTGGATGATACatgacactcatgtcgtagtca from the Capsicum annuum cultivar UCD-10X-F1 chromosome 9, UCD10Xv1.1, whole genome shotgun sequence genome contains:
- the LOC107841412 gene encoding phenylacetaldehyde reductase-like, with amino-acid sequence YGHLTFLDGVKERLHLFKSNLLEEGAFDVVVNGYGSVFHIVSPFYHGIKDPQIEMIDPTLKGTLNILGSVAKHHRVVLTSFVVAVAFNGKPRTPKVVVDETWWSNLDFCRESHLWYVLSKILAIAWMFVKDKTFNMVIINPTMVIGILLRPILNASCAFLLQFLNSVLYFKATDVSLVTISKDYTVILDGVDGTKKSIEERCEQIKSAIELSTSDYDKEKLQGLAKISGGVANMHV